Proteins encoded within one genomic window of Rhododendron vialii isolate Sample 1 chromosome 1a, ASM3025357v1:
- the LOC131335874 gene encoding subtilisin-like protease SBT1.6, with product MYPLVYAENSEIPSTTPKDKTGLCLHGTLSPALVEGKIVVCLSGYSFNVEKGLEVKHAGGIGFVLQNPVNGIGISVDDHVLPGTAVFSNDSVTILDYIRASNSPTAMLIPPETVLGSRPAPFMAAFSSMGPNGLQPNILKVFK from the exons ATGTACCCACTAGTTTATGCCGAAAACTCAGAAATTCCCAGTACAACCCCCAAAGACAAGACCGG GCTATGCCTCCATGGAACTCTCTCCCCAGCTCTCGTCGAAGGAAAAATTGTCGTGTGCCTAAGTGGGTATTCCTTCAATGTTGAGAAGGGTTTGGAGGTGAAACATGCTGGTGGGATTGGTTTCGTTCTGCAAAATCCTGTGAATGGCATAGGGATATCCGTTGATGATCATGTGCTTCCCGGAACAGCAGTGTTTTCTAACGATTCAGTCACCATTCTCGACTATATTAGAGCTAGTAATAGTCCAACGGCGATGTTGATCCCACCGGAAACTGTCTTGGGCAGTAGACCAGCACCGTTCATGGCAGCGTTCTCTTCCATGGGTCCGAATGGCCTCCAACCTAATATACTCAAG gTCTTCAAGTAG